In Lysobacter firmicutimachus, one genomic interval encodes:
- a CDS encoding GH92 family glycosyl hydrolase: MTRPIPSPPAPQSRSAARPWRAGFAAVLVWGACLAGPARAAPAGDAGERAYRAVDPFIGTGGEGHTYPGATVPFGMIQLSPDTEIKPRKEAYGWAAGYRYGDPTIVGFSHTHFSGTGHSDLGDVLLMPIAGEVKLERGQAQAPRSGYRSAFRHDDERAEPGYYAVTLDDYKIRAELTAGDRVGVHRYRYPAGQDAHLLIDLRTSLYDYPGKVLWSRLRLRADGTVTGFRETRGWALGRQLYFAMRFSRPLSGHAFHDTEADIVYKGFPPPGEKDPRRRAQIEGRQLVASLDFADAAGQELIVKVAISPVSEDSAIANLDAEMPGFDFDRVRAQARQRWSEALSAVELDAPEPQRKSFYTALYHSLLGPTLFMDSDGRYRGPDNAVHQARGWTNYSTFSLWDTYRALHPLLTLVQPERRNADFVNSLLAAHRHSPYGVLPVWAFHGQETWCMVGYHAVPVIADAYMKGIRGFDAGQALQAMVASADYGPYDGIAQYQQLGYVPIDEEGEAASKTLEYAYDDWTIARMAAAMGREDVAARFEQRAGNWKHAFDASTGFMRARKRDGAFREPFDPSASGYGTDYTEGNAWQYSWYVPQDVAGLAAAHGGEQKLIERLDQVFDAKVDPKIFAHMEDITGLIGWYAHGNEPSHHVAYLYAYAGQPWRSQERLRQIMASQYAPRPDGLAGNDDLGQMSAWYVFTALGFYPVAPGSNEYVIGRPFLPKATLNLPNGKRFAIVAEGLSEARPYIAGATLNGKPLDRAYLRHDEILAGGELRFVMQAEPNKQWATDPAQRPYSMSAKR, translated from the coding sequence GCCGATCCCGTCGCCGCCCGCCCCGCAGTCCCGATCCGCCGCGCGTCCCTGGCGCGCCGGGTTCGCCGCCGTGCTGGTCTGGGGCGCCTGCCTCGCCGGCCCGGCCCGGGCCGCCCCGGCCGGCGATGCCGGCGAGCGCGCCTACCGCGCGGTCGATCCCTTCATCGGTACCGGCGGCGAGGGCCACACCTATCCCGGCGCCACGGTTCCGTTCGGCATGATCCAGCTCAGCCCGGACACCGAAATCAAGCCCCGCAAGGAAGCCTACGGCTGGGCCGCCGGCTACCGCTACGGCGACCCAACCATCGTCGGCTTCTCCCACACCCATTTCTCGGGCACCGGTCACTCCGACCTCGGCGATGTGCTGCTGATGCCGATCGCCGGCGAGGTCAAGCTCGAACGCGGCCAGGCCCAGGCCCCGCGCAGCGGCTACCGCTCGGCCTTCCGCCACGACGACGAGCGCGCCGAGCCCGGCTACTACGCGGTCACCCTCGACGACTACAAGATCCGCGCCGAACTCACCGCCGGCGACCGCGTCGGCGTGCACCGCTACCGCTATCCGGCGGGGCAGGACGCCCACCTGCTGATCGACCTGCGCACCAGCCTGTACGACTACCCCGGCAAAGTGCTGTGGTCGCGGCTGCGCCTGCGCGCCGACGGCACCGTCACCGGCTTCCGCGAAACCCGCGGCTGGGCGCTGGGCCGGCAGCTGTATTTCGCCATGCGCTTCTCGCGCCCGCTCAGCGGCCACGCCTTCCACGACACCGAAGCCGACATCGTCTACAAGGGCTTCCCGCCGCCGGGCGAAAAAGACCCGCGCCGCCGCGCCCAGATCGAAGGCCGGCAGCTGGTCGCCAGCCTGGATTTCGCCGACGCCGCCGGGCAAGAACTGATCGTCAAAGTCGCGATCTCGCCGGTCAGCGAAGACAGCGCCATCGCCAACCTCGACGCCGAAATGCCCGGCTTCGATTTCGACCGCGTGCGCGCGCAGGCGCGCCAGCGCTGGAGCGAGGCCTTGTCGGCGGTCGAACTCGATGCGCCCGAACCGCAGCGCAAGAGCTTCTACACCGCGCTCTACCACAGCCTGCTCGGCCCGACGCTGTTCATGGACAGCGACGGCCGCTACCGCGGACCGGACAACGCCGTGCACCAAGCCCGGGGATGGACGAACTATTCGACGTTTTCCCTGTGGGACACCTATCGCGCGCTGCACCCGCTGCTGACCCTGGTCCAGCCCGAGCGCCGCAACGCCGACTTCGTCAACTCGTTGCTCGCCGCGCATCGCCACAGCCCTTACGGCGTGCTGCCGGTGTGGGCCTTCCACGGTCAGGAGACCTGGTGCATGGTCGGCTACCACGCCGTGCCGGTCATCGCCGATGCCTACATGAAGGGCATCCGCGGCTTCGATGCCGGGCAAGCGCTGCAGGCGATGGTGGCCAGCGCCGACTACGGCCCCTACGACGGCATCGCCCAGTATCAGCAGCTCGGCTACGTGCCGATCGACGAAGAAGGCGAAGCCGCGTCCAAGACCTTGGAGTACGCCTACGACGACTGGACCATCGCGCGCATGGCCGCTGCGATGGGGCGCGAAGACGTCGCCGCGCGCTTCGAGCAACGGGCCGGCAACTGGAAGCATGCTTTCGACGCGTCGACCGGCTTCATGCGCGCGCGCAAGCGCGACGGTGCCTTCCGCGAGCCCTTCGACCCCAGCGCCAGCGGCTACGGCACCGACTACACCGAAGGCAACGCCTGGCAATACTCGTGGTACGTGCCGCAGGACGTCGCCGGCCTCGCCGCCGCGCACGGCGGCGAGCAAAAGCTGATCGAACGCCTCGACCAAGTCTTCGACGCCAAGGTCGACCCGAAGATCTTCGCCCACATGGAAGACATCACCGGCCTGATCGGCTGGTACGCCCACGGCAACGAACCCAGTCACCACGTCGCCTACCTGTACGCCTATGCCGGCCAACCCTGGCGCAGCCAGGAGCGTTTACGCCAGATCATGGCCAGCCAATACGCCCCGCGCCCCGACGGCCTGGCCGGCAACGACGACCTCGGCCAGATGTCGGCCTGGTACGTATTCACCGCGCTGGGCTTCTATCCGGTCGCCCCGGGCAGCAACGAATACGTCATCGGCCGCCCCTTCTTGCCCAAGGCCACGCTCAACCTGCCCAACGGCAAGCGCTTCGCCATCGTCGCCGAAGGCCTGAGCGAAGCCCGCCCCTACATCGCCGGCGCGACCCTCAACGGCAAGCCGCTGGACCGCGCCTACCTGCGCCACGACGAAATCCTCGCCGGCGGCGAACTGCGCTTCGTCATGCAGGCCGAACCGAACAAACAATGGGCGACCGACCCGGCGCAGCGGCCGTATTCGATGAGCGCGAAGCGCTGA